In Cystobacter ferrugineus, the following are encoded in one genomic region:
- a CDS encoding DUF1993 domain-containing protein, with protein MSLSMYQASIPTLVRMLGNLSAILAKAATYAETKKIDPSVLINARLAPDMRPLSFQIQTTSDLAKGCAARLAGIEPPSFPDTETTFPELQTRIAKTIEFLNSVSAAQIDGSEERTVTLKLRTQEVQFQGQAYLLSFVLPNFYFHVTTAYAILRHNGLDIGKADFLGGR; from the coding sequence ATGTCCTTGTCGATGTATCAGGCCTCGATTCCCACCCTCGTGCGCATGCTGGGCAATCTGTCGGCGATCCTCGCGAAGGCCGCCACGTATGCCGAGACGAAGAAGATCGATCCGTCCGTCTTGATCAACGCCCGGCTCGCACCCGACATGCGGCCTCTGTCCTTCCAGATCCAGACCACGAGCGATCTGGCCAAGGGCTGTGCCGCCCGACTGGCGGGGATCGAGCCCCCGAGCTTCCCCGACACCGAGACCACCTTCCCCGAACTCCAGACACGCATCGCCAAGACGATCGAGTTCCTCAACAGCGTGAGCGCGGCGCAGATCGATGGCAGCGAGGAGCGCACCGTCACCCTCAAGCTGCGCACCCAGGAAGTGCAGTTCCAGGGACAGGCCTATCTGCTCTCCTTCGTGCTGCCCAACTTCTATTTCCACGTCACCACGGCCTACGCCATCCTGCGCCACAACGGCTTGGACATTGGCAAGGCGGACTTCCTCGGCGGCCGCTGA
- a CDS encoding Kelch repeat-containing protein, whose product MRTALGLSLLVLGVSFTVGCSGNDEPPPAPPPEWEYSPNTVQEETINSSVVKLDSGLVLVAGGRPKVPPNKWGEEEEKKSRISAIYDPQAKKGEEWRPTGELKEPRQSASAVTLSSGEVMLSGGTSSSSELLASVELYVPATETWKPISPLGQPRYGHQSTRLLSGKVLVTGGRILTETPAGKKEAHATTAELYDPATNQWSSAGDLKHFTFEATSTLLDSGEVMVLSDQGVDIYNPESNKWRQEEAPHFVARHGHTATRLDSGKILITGGGNGINLNSTALYNPSGPEPKWVQGPPLNQRNWNHQAILLPDGKVLVIGGFGGVELYTPTEPPEPQLPWIELAKDLGPYKYNKSSAILLPNNKVLLTAGTDEDIPSAIFTIPAH is encoded by the coding sequence ATGCGCACTGCGCTGGGTCTTTCGTTATTGGTCCTGGGGGTCAGCTTCACCGTGGGATGTAGCGGGAATGATGAGCCCCCCCCAGCCCCACCTCCAGAATGGGAATACAGCCCGAACACGGTGCAAGAGGAGACGATCAACTCCTCAGTGGTCAAGCTTGATTCGGGTTTGGTTCTGGTGGCAGGAGGCCGGCCCAAGGTGCCGCCAAACAAATGGGGCGAGGAGGAAGAGAAGAAATCGCGAATCTCGGCAATCTATGATCCCCAGGCCAAGAAAGGTGAAGAATGGCGGCCGACGGGAGAACTCAAAGAGCCACGCCAGAGTGCCTCCGCCGTGACGCTTTCGTCGGGCGAGGTGATGTTGTCTGGGGGCACAAGTTCTTCCTCTGAACTCCTTGCCAGTGTGGAGCTGTACGTTCCAGCCACGGAGACATGGAAACCCATCAGTCCCCTGGGTCAGCCGCGTTACGGGCATCAGTCCACCCGACTGCTTTCGGGAAAGGTATTGGTGACGGGTGGACGAATTCTGACCGAGACTCCCGCCGGTAAGAAAGAAGCGCATGCCACCACCGCGGAGTTGTATGATCCCGCCACGAACCAGTGGAGTTCCGCAGGAGACCTGAAGCACTTCACATTCGAGGCCACCTCGACCTTGTTGGACTCGGGAGAGGTCATGGTGTTGAGCGACCAAGGCGTAGACATCTACAACCCGGAATCCAACAAGTGGCGGCAGGAAGAAGCCCCTCACTTCGTGGCTCGTCACGGACATACCGCGACCCGCCTCGACTCAGGTAAGATCCTGATCACTGGCGGAGGCAATGGGATCAACTTGAACTCAACCGCCCTATACAATCCGTCCGGGCCCGAGCCCAAGTGGGTTCAAGGTCCTCCGCTGAACCAGCGAAACTGGAACCACCAGGCAATCCTTCTCCCCGACGGAAAGGTACTGGTCATCGGGGGCTTCGGCGGGGTCGAACTCTACACTCCCACCGAGCCCCCCGAGCCCCAGCTGCCCTGGATAGAACTCGCCAAGGATCTGGGGCCATACAAATACAACAAAAGCAGCGCCATCCTGCTGCCCAACAACAAAGTCCTCCTCACGGCAGGAACGGACGAGGATATCCCCTCGGCCATCTTCACCATCCCCGCCCACTGA